One segment of Grus americana isolate bGruAme1 chromosome 23, bGruAme1.mat, whole genome shotgun sequence DNA contains the following:
- the LOC129195962 gene encoding cbp/p300-interacting transactivator 3: MAEHMMMSMSHGGTGLQSYRMGVSGLQGPPQHGQHVLRTLPAAGQMMPYGGAGMDGAMRPRPNLSGQMGHHQMQNTMMFNGPSQQQQYMGPVGTQQLMASMHLQKLNTQYQGHPLGMSNGPVGAGAQQYRVGPSQHPGMQHMPSPALTLNVMDTDLIDEEVLTSLVLELGLDRIQELPELFLGQNEFDFISDFVSKQQPSAISC, translated from the coding sequence ATGGCTGAGCACATGATGATGTCCATGAGCCACGGTGGCACCGGGCTGCAGAGCTACCGCATGGGGGTGagtgggctgcagggacccccgCAGCACGGGCAGCATGTGCTGAGGACGCTGCCTGCCGCCGGTCAGATGATGCCCTACGGAGGGGCTGGCATGGATGGTGCGATGAGGCCAAGACCCAACCTCAGCGGACAGATGGGCCACCACCAGATGCAGAATACAATGATGTTCAATGGCCcaagtcagcagcagcagtacaTGGGGCCGGTGGGCACCCAGCAGCTAATGGCTAGCATGCACCTACAAAAACTCAACACCCAGTACCAGGGTCACCCACTGGGTATGAGCAATGGGCCCGTGGGAGCTGGTGCCCAGCAGTACAGAGTGGGGCCAAGCCAGCACCCAGGCATGCAGCACATGCCCTCACCAGCACTGACCTTGAATGTTATGGACACTGATCTCATAGATGAGGAGGTCTTGACATCCCTCGTCCTGGAACTGGGGTTGGACCGGATTCAGGAGCTGCCAGAGCTATTCTTGGGACAGAACGAGTTTGACTTCATTTCAGACTTTGTTAGCAAACAGCAGCCTAGTGCCATCAGCTGTTGA